ATTTAAGATGAAGCTTTAGCTCGGAAACCATTTTTGTCTGCATGCACAGGCCGTGAATATGATGTTTATTTGTAGCACTTAAATCTTGTGACTGTAGGAAGCCAGAATTTTGGAATGCGAAAATTGTTGGTAACTgcaaactgaagaaaaaaaaaatcattagtaCTATAAAGACACAGAGTTGAATGTATGCAGGGTTAGTGCGGTGTTTATTTCGACTCTTGACTTTGTGATTGTAAAGATATCATGACTGCACAAACAGGTGTGTCAAACCGTATAGAAAGCAGACAAAAAGATATGCACAGGTGAAAGTTCAGTGCTGCATGTTGTGCAGCAATGTGATCAACCTGAGAACATACTCTTGGccacatataccgggtgtcccagctatctttagccaagggttaaaaaatacaatattagaggcaggcgagtaaaatcagttgcaaattgctgagagccaccttgcgcgctacagacaattttttgttttgtaattaactaatttgttaattaggacgatttaactaatttgctaaatattgactttaggcaagaaatcctgcttgcaaagttcgagagcttcCTCGAAAACcacaattccattatttgcgataaaggaagtctcacgtataccattttttccaagctgtaaagaaagcccgcgaaatacaaaaagaaccacgtgactagcgcgctcgcgcgccgcgaggatgctgccctcagccgtggtttgagcgaacgaaagcagctgcggccgcgactcggcgtctccgttgcagcggtaggccgataagttaaaggtggtttcggcccgcgctcgctacaacttgcaccgtcacgcgcgcagctggctggcaacgggccaagaaaccaccgcccacttataggcctaccgctgcaacggagccggcgagtctcggccgcaggtgatttcgttcgctcaaacctcggctgagggcagcattctcgcggcgcgcgagcgcgctagtcacgtggttctttttgtatttcgcgggctttctttgcagcttggaaaaaaggtatacgtgagactttctttatcgcaaataatgcagttggggtttttgaggacgctctcgaactttgcaagcaggatttcttgcctaaagtcaatatttagcaaattagttcaGTCGTCCTAAttagcaaattagttaattacaaaacaaaaaattgtctgtagcgcgcaaggtggctctcAGCAATTTGAAACTGACTTTACTCGCCTGCCtccaatattgtattttttaacccttggctaaagatagctgggacacccggtataataTTGTTAGAGGTTCCCACACATAAATACCAAATATGGCATTTATATATCACTTGCAAACATGTGGCCTAAGTTTGAAGGCTTTGCACAACCTACAAGTACAGaatgaagtgaaaaaaaatacTGACTTCGGACTACAAGTGCCATAAAATAACTTCTTTTTATTGATACTGGTGCTTTGCCTGTAGCCAACACACCTCTACGTATGTCATTTTAATGTAGTGGTGTATATAGTAAAAATAAACAATTTAAATTGGGCATGACTAATGAAAATTGCAACATATGCAATTTCTTTTGTAATTTGTTCCTGAGAGAGGAACACAATATCAATCACTACGTCAATGGGATGCGTGTCATGTTCTCCAGTGCAGCTTGCCAGCTCTGGTAAACATTCGGCTCCTAAAACTAACCTTGACTGACCTAACCAACATTAAACATCTCCCCTCGGAATGCAAGCCTCGACGTGAAAGGCTGCGATGGGCACGTGAGCATTAGCCACCCATTTAACTCCTTCGCTGGCTTTTTAACGCAGTGCTCGGAATCTTCTGTCTTCAGTGACGACATTTTGCCGAATGCTTCTTGAAGAGCTTGCTGCAAGAGGCCTATGGAGTGTGCAGCCACATCACTAGAAGTTCTAGCTTCACTCTTATTTGCATCAACGATTATCACTTCCTCCTCTTCTCCAGGAGCAAGCCTAACTTCTTTCACTTCCGCTTTCCAGCCCGCTGTTGCATTTACCGTACTGCTTGTATGTGTGTCGGGGCCGTCACTGCTATTGCTGCCAATTGCCTCAACCAGGCTGTCTTGAACATGATTCTCCTTGCCCTGTTTGCTAAACTCTGACACTTCGGCATCGTCTTTGGCATCAACAGCTTTAGCAGAATTCGCAACCCCACTATCACTTATCACAGTGGAAGTGTGAATCGTCTGAACTGCTCCTTGAGAGCCATTGTCGGCATCTAGCGACGTGGAGACACGTTCCGAAGGATTGAGCTCAGCGGGTTGCTGAGCAGGCTGAGTTTCATCAACAGGTTCACTGTTGTCATCGTCTGCAGAAGCGTGGCTCCTAATgtactcctcaatttcatcatcaaaCTCTTCTTCGTCTCGGTCAAAGTCATTGGAGCTTTCTTCCTCAGAGGGATCAACACTAGTCTCCGTCGACACAGCTCCTAGTGACAAGTTTGGTTGCAGTTCATCGGTATCACCCATTTCGGCTGCATCAGATTTTGTGGAATGTGGATACCCTGCAGCTACATCCCGCGTCaaatcgcccgcttcaccattaAGGTCGCTAGGAATATGATCGTTCTGTGACGAGAATTCTAGCTTGGTCGCATCTAGTATGTCACCCTCATTCTCTAGAGCCTTGTCACGACTGCCAGCACTTGACAAATTGGGTCGATAGCTGCCCTCAGTTTCACCTGTCACCGAGTTTGCTTCGTCGTCCTCACCTTCTCCGTCTGAACTCAGGAAGTCGAAAATGCGGGCATCAACATCGTCGGATTTGTCCTCCTGCGCAACTTCTTTATCCACAACTTTCACATTGTCCGACTCCACATTTTCTTCTGCGGCCTTCTCAGAAGAGAGCAGATCGGTGAAAAATGAGGCAGGATCCTGAGTGGGAATACTTGCAGGGGCCAAGGGCGGTGAAGGCAGTTTTCTGTCTGGAGATGATTTGGCCCAATGGGGCTTGTTGCTATCACCAATGTCGTCCGCATCAGCCATATTTTCGCTGACCCGCAAAGGCTTGATGAAATCGTCTCTGTGCTCGTCTACGAGCAATTTGCTTACGTCAAACTCCTTTGCAAAGTCTCGAAGAGCTTGGTCCTCCAAAGCTTTGTCCACACTGCAACAATGCACCGCTGCCACATCGACGGGATGAGCCTCGGTGTTGAACACGTAGGCTCCCGTGTCTATGACACACTCTCCAGATGATGTCTGTATTATGTCAGCAGAACTGCCATTGTTGTGGATGAAGTGATCGGGAGTGAAGAGGAGGTAGAGATACTTGGTCGTTTCAGCCAAAAAGAAGGACTCCATTCGGTCTTCAAGCGTGTGGTCTCCAACCTTCTTTatctaaagaaaagaagaaaaaacagatATATTACTACATTTTTAATCTCACAAAAGTTTCTCAGAGAGCACATTATTACCATATACGTACTGTAAAAACTGTGAGTGGCAGCAACATTGCTGCAAATGCAATGATTTCATTGAGAGAGCACTAGTTGGGTTATTGTGCGACCCGGCCGTTATCAAAGATTCGGGGCAGAAAAGCTGCGGCAGAAAAAAGAGCACACAAATTCCATCAACCtcacaaaaaagaataaaaagaagaaaaagaaagtggccACGGTGAGGATTCGAAGTTCTGCCTTACCAGCACTGCTACATCTCTGTAGACGAGTGTGTGAACCACTGCGTCACCGTTGCAACAGGCGACAGTGATGAATGGCTGTGCACATGGTTGGTCTCTCCCTAGCAGCCAGTTCACTAGATGGCACTGCACCTACTACTGCTCACCGTGCTCACACTGCAGCCACTTGCCCTGCCGTTAGCATTGTCGATGCGCAGCATTTCACGTATAACACCGAGCGACAATTAATGCTCTCTCACTTGCACATCATAAGAATTGCTTAGGTCTCCCACAGTCTTGTTCCTATCTAGCACGCACTCAAAAGATGACAGCTCTAGCTGGTGCGATGTTGCCTCATATATCAGCATATCTtcctaccatatatatatatatatcttcctaccatatatatatatatatatatatatatatatatataattcaaaagaaagttctgaaggtccagtgcacatgtagttgaagaaatgaaggagcacacttacgaaaattgcatatttttactcatttacgtttcggccgtggttccgacgaaggccgtgccacggccgaaacgtataaatgagtaaaaatatgcaattttcgtaagtgtgctccttcatttcttcaactatatatatatatatatatatatatatatatatatatatatatatatatatatatatatatatatatatatgtatatatatatatacacattttgCATTATCGCACAAGATAAAAGAGTGTGAAGGCTAAGTTACTGTTTGATCACGCATTCGGGAGGCATATGTGAGAAAAACGATGTTTGACAGACCAGTGAAAATGCTCCTAAGCAAAACCTGCTCTTCAAGTGAAATGCAGAATCAGACATCATGAAGTGCTAAATCAATGCTTTTTCCTAACTTAAGAATCCTGCATTGCACAaggcaatctcggaggtcatgctttCTTGGGCAATGTCCCCTGCTATGAGCCAGATTAGCAGGAAAGGAAGTGCTGCAGCATATAACTTCACATGAAAGAGTCATGTGAAGTTACAGCAGTCTTTAAACATTGACAAAACAGCACCTTCTGTCTGACTGAAATACAATATTATTCTAGCATATGCTATCATAACAGTCGCAATAAGTTTCCAGTGGCTGACTATACTTGCCAATTATAAATATCTGTACGTCAATTTACACTGCAGAAAGCTGGCACTGTTTTTACACAATGGCAGCACCAATCCTGTTCGACGTTTATGTCAAATTCCAGCTTATGAAGGCTATGTTCCCAGTTAGCTGGAATGTTTACTTCCCTTGGTGCTTGCATGAAGGAAGATGTTGGGTCTCTTTAATATGCAACCAATACTATACCCTAAGTATATCAGATCGCGCAGTACAGGGCAAATCAGAGGTCATTCGGAGAGGCCTCGGCCCTGCAGTCTACATCAAATAGGCTGACAATCATAATGACGATACCCCACAATCAACACATACGTACTAAACTTGTTCTGCACATcccaaaaaagaaaaccttttctCGCTGACAAAATTAAGCAAGGGTAGatatttggccttgttggtgcgacatattcatattgtaaagcgcggaactgaaatgacaaggacgggacagggagtaacacacacacaaacacaagcgctaactttcataAGTTTGATCACAAGTTTTCACGTATATATGTTTGGTCAGGCTtccaataaatcattgttgaaagttagtgcttgtgtgtgtgttactccctgtcccgtcATTTCAGTTCTGCGCTTTACAATATGAAAATTAAGCAGCCAAACGACTACTTAACTGACACAGCTAAATATGAACAGGTTCACTCATATAAGGGCCACCATGGTTCCAATGCACAAAAaagaagcagcgaaagaaactcaCTGTTGCATAACCACATTCGGTCTTGGCGCTGTGCCTGATTGATTCAAGGATGTCGACGCCAATCTCCAGGAAATGTGGATCCTTCGTGGCTTGATACAGGTACACTAGGCTCTCGACAAGTTCTGTAAGGAACACAGATTGTTTGGATGACGTAAGACAAGTTTCAGGACACCACAGCCGAAGCAAGAGCTTAGGAAGCTTAAGGGAACCGAAACACCTGCTAAGTGTGCTAGTGTGCAGCCTTCCAGCATCTGCGGTATCGCTTGCATACACATTTTGTACTCCTAcatgcagggtgaaactgttctATAGGATCATGCTTCGTCTCAAGTGAGTTTATTAACAAACTGGTGCAAGCTGGTATAGGGCCAACAACACATCTGAACTAATCCGTCAAAACTTCAGTATGCGTGTGTAGACACAAACCTGtcacctttttttctctctcataatAATTTGTTTCAGTGAACAATTTGTCTTAAAAGAGCCAAGTATAACGTAAAATGACATTTTGCAACATATCCTTGAAGTGGACACTTGCTAGAACATAGAACAAAGTTGTTCATTGTGGaaattttcgtgctgaaactgATCTGCATAGCCCAGTGGGACTCCTAATTAATTTCAACCAGCTGGAGTTCTCTTACACGCACCCACTGTAGCGCACACaataatttttttcctttcatccTCATCCAAGTGTGGCGATGATTTCCACAACCCAAAGCTCAGCAGACCAACATTACCGAGACCGGTAACATTGCTAAAACTAGGTTTTATGTAGAAACAGAATGACGGAAATATCCTGACATCAATGCCCACAGCTGTTCCAAGATTCTGTCACATTAGAAATGCCACAGCTACGGTTGTCTAGGATGGCTGAGCATTGAGATCAGGCTGTGTGGAACATGTACAATTGCCAGTAAATGACCACAGAAAATGACGAATTAAGAGGAAATTCAATTGCTTCTTTCTCGTTGTTGTCAGATACTGTCTGTGTGGATGCACACTGTCTGTGTGGATGCACACATTGCGAAAGAATACGGCTATGCATATTGTAAAATAGTGCGGTTaatgcgtgaaaaaaaatgttatgttttttttgtGAACCATATGGTCTCATAGTAACAGAAAGTTCTGTTCCTTGAATGTAAGAGCAATAACTGTCATCCACTTTCTACCATTCAGTACTGCTACTTCTATGGTGGAGTCACAGGAACTCGTGGAATAAGGAGCTGAGGTATGGTGCCTAACCCTGTCATTTCTGTAACCTTTTTAATCTGGCTTTTGCAGTTACTCCAATGTACAATTTATATTATTTGGAAACGGCAACCTTATGTGACACCTTCCCAAAGATCCTTTAAATAGAGCATATAGTGATACCATAAATGCATTGCACAGAGAGTCATGCAATTCCAATATGTTGTGATAAATCTTGCCATAAATTAAAGCATGAAACACATCTTAAATTACAGTTAATTATAAGGCGGTGAGTGCCACCTTGCCACAACACCATCAAGTAATATATCCAAGTAGGCCAGTTTCAAATCTGACCACATAAAAAGTAATCCCAACTGAAGAGCCTACAGAAATATATGCCTGTCCTCTATCTCAACCCACAATCAGGGCAGGGCACCAAGCATTGACTCACCTGGCCTAAGCGGGTAGCCATCTCGCTTTGGGTGAGCTCTTCCGTGCACCACCTCGTAAAATTCCGGAGTGAAACCATACTCCCTCCATACCTGGTGGTAGTTATATAACGACTTGCGTGCATTGTCCAAATCACCTATTAGAGTCTGTGATAGATGTGG
This window of the Rhipicephalus sanguineus isolate Rsan-2018 chromosome 2, BIME_Rsan_1.4, whole genome shotgun sequence genome carries:
- the LOC119382720 gene encoding uncharacterized protein LOC119382720 isoform X1, producing MGSLVHVILLLSCMIIPHVSSEKFSDHKLGIYRSRVLEMFQHAYDGYMKYAYPYDELRPLSCDGVDTWGSFSLTLIDALDTLAIMGNYTEFRKVAAMIAENINFNININVSVFETNIRVVGGLLSAHLLSRKAEMPLEPGWPCSGPLLRLAEDVATRLLPAFDTKTGMPYGTVNLMNGVPLGETSITCTAGVGTFLIEFATLSRLTGNPVFEQVALRALRALWKARTSIGLVGNHIDVQLGIWTATDSGIGAGVDSYYEYLVKGAIMLQRPELMRMFKEYEKTISKYMKRDDWYFWVENSSGKVTMPVFQSLEAFWPGLLTLIGDLDNARKSLYNYHQVWREYGFTPEFYEVVHGRAHPKRDGYPLRPELVESLVYLYQATKDPHFLEIGVDILESIRHSAKTECGYATIKKVGDHTLEDRMESFFLAETTKYLYLLFTPDHFIHNNGSSADIIQTSSGECVIDTGAYVFNTEAHPVDVAAVHCCSVDKALEDQALRDFAKEFDVSKLLVDEHRDDFIKPLRVSENMADADDIGDSNKPHWAKSSPDRKLPSPPLAPASIPTQDPASFFTDLLSSEKAAEENVESDNVKVVDKEVAQEDKSDDVDARIFDFLSSDGEGEDDEANSVTGETEGSYRPNLSSAGSRDKALENEGDILDATKLEFSSQNDHIPSDLNGEAGDLTRDVAAGYPHSTKSDAAEMGDTDELQPNLSLGAVSTETSVDPSEEESSNDFDRDEEEFDDEIEEYIRSHASADDDNSEPVDETQPAQQPAELNPSERVSTSLDADNGSQGAVQTIHTSTVISDSGVANSAKAVDAKDDAEVSEFSKQGKENHVQDSLVEAIGSNSSDGPDTHTSSTVNATAGWKAEVKEVRLAPGEEEEVIIVDANKSEARTSSDVAAHSIGLLQQALQEAFGKMSSLKTEDSEHCVKKPAKELNGWLMLTCPSQPFTSRLAFRGEMFNVG
- the LOC119382720 gene encoding ER degradation-enhancing alpha-mannosidase-like protein 2 isoform X2 → MRSRVLEMFQHAYDGYMKYAYPYDELRPLSCDGVDTWGSFSLTLIDALDTLAIMGNYTEFRKVAAMIAENINFNININVSVFETNIRVVGGLLSAHLLSRKAEMPLEPGWPCSGPLLRLAEDVATRLLPAFDTKTGMPYGTVNLMNGVPLGETSITCTAGVGTFLIEFATLSRLTGNPVFEQVALRALRALWKARTSIGLVGNHIDVQLGIWTATDSGIGAGVDSYYEYLVKGAIMLQRPELMRMFKEYEKTISKYMKRDDWYFWVENSSGKVTMPVFQSLEAFWPGLLTLIGDLDNARKSLYNYHQVWREYGFTPEFYEVVHGRAHPKRDGYPLRPELVESLVYLYQATKDPHFLEIGVDILESIRHSAKTECGYATIKKVGDHTLEDRMESFFLAETTKYLYLLFTPDHFIHNNGSSADIIQTSSGECVIDTGAYVFNTEAHPVDVAAVHCCSVDKALEDQALRDFAKEFDVSKLLVDEHRDDFIKPLRVSENMADADDIGDSNKPHWAKSSPDRKLPSPPLAPASIPTQDPASFFTDLLSSEKAAEENVESDNVKVVDKEVAQEDKSDDVDARIFDFLSSDGEGEDDEANSVTGETEGSYRPNLSSAGSRDKALENEGDILDATKLEFSSQNDHIPSDLNGEAGDLTRDVAAGYPHSTKSDAAEMGDTDELQPNLSLGAVSTETSVDPSEEESSNDFDRDEEEFDDEIEEYIRSHASADDDNSEPVDETQPAQQPAELNPSERVSTSLDADNGSQGAVQTIHTSTVISDSGVANSAKAVDAKDDAEVSEFSKQGKENHVQDSLVEAIGSNSSDGPDTHTSSTVNATAGWKAEVKEVRLAPGEEEEVIIVDANKSEARTSSDVAAHSIGLLQQALQEAFGKMSSLKTEDSEHCVKKPAKELNGWLMLTCPSQPFTSRLAFRGEMFNVG